TCGGGGCTCGGCAGATTCGGCGAGTACGGCGGGCGCTTCGTTCCCGAATCGCTGGTCCCGGCCTGTGAGGAGGTCGAGCGCGCCTTCGCCGAGGCGTGGGGCGACCCGCTGTTCCGGGCCGAACTGAACCACCTGCTCGCCGTCTACGTCGGCCGCCCGACGCCGCTGACCCCCACCGCGCGACTCTCCGCAGAGTTGGGCGTCAACCTGTGGCTCAAGCGCGAGGACCTCACCCACACCGGCTCGCACAAGATCAACAATGTGCTGGGTCAGGCACTGCTGGCGCGGCGGATGGGCAAGCGGCGGCTGATCGCCGAGACCGGTGCGGGCCAGCACGGCGTGGCCACCGCCACCGCCGGGGCACTGCTCGGCATGCCGACCACCGTCCTGATGGGCGAGAAGGACACCGAACGGCAGCAGCTCAACGTCTTCCGGATGAAGATGCTCGGTGCCGAGGTGATACCGGTAACCTCCGGCAGCCGCACCCTCAAGGACGCGTGCAGCGAGGCTCTGCGCCACTGGGTCACCTCCGTCGATGACGCCTACTACTGCCTCGGCTCGGCGATGGGCCCGCACCCGTACCCCTGGATGGTCCGCCAGTTCCAGCGGGTGATCGGTGAGGAGGCCCGCGCGCAGTGCGCGGCCGACCTCGTCAGCGGCACGCCCGACTACGTCGTGGCCTGCGTCGGCGGCGGGTCCAACGCGGCCGGCACGTTCGCCGGCTTCGTCGACACACCGGCCCGGTTGATCGGCGTCGAGGCGGCCGGTGGCGCCGCGATCAGTGCCGGCACGACCGGCGTGCTGCACGGCTTCCGTTCCAAGGTGCTGCAGGACGAGCACGGGCAGATCAGCGAGGCCCACTCGATCGCCGCCGGCCTGGACTATCCGGGTGTCGGCCCGGAGCACGCGTACTTGGCCGAGTCGGGCCGGGCCACCTACGTGACGGTGGACGACGTCGAGGTGCTGGCCGCGACCCATCGGCTGGCCCGCACCGAGGGCATCCTCTGCGCGCTAGAATCCGCCCACGCGGTGGCCTGGGTGATCCGCGCCGCCGGTGACGGCACGATCCCCCCGGGCTCGACGGTGATGCTGACGCTCTCCGGCCGGGGCGACAAGGACATGGCGACCCTGATGGAGCTGTCGTGAACGCAGTGGAAACCCGCGCCCGTGCGGCCAAGGCCACCGGCCGCAAGCTGCTCGTGCCGTACGTGACCGGCGGTGTCACCGAGAACTGGACCGACCTGCTGCGGGCCGCCGTGGACGCGGGCGCCGACGCCATCGAGATCGGCCTCCCGTTCTCCGACCCCACCCTGGACGGGCCGGTCGTGCAGCAGTCGTCGCACCAGGCTTTGAGCCGGGGTGCCACCACCCGCCAGATCCTCGACGACGTCTCGCGGCTCGGACTGCCCGTGCCGCTGATCGCGTTCACCTACGCCAACCTGGTCCTGCACGGCGGCGCCGATCAGTTCTGCGCCGCGCTCGCCGATGCCGGGGTGGGCGGCCTGATCGTGCCAGACCTGCCGGTCGACGAGATGGAGCCGGTCGCCACCGCGGCGGCGGACACCAAGCTCGACCTGGTGCTGCTCGCGTCCCCGGCGACCACGCCGCACCGCCGCACCGAGATCGCCAAGCGCAGCCGAGGCTTCATCTACGCCGTCAGTGTCATGGCGACCACGGGCGAGCAGTCGCAGCTGGGGCAGGCCGGCCAGCAACTGGTGACGTCGCTGCGGCAGGCCACCGACCTGCCCGTGGTTCTCGGCTTCGGGATCTCCGGTCCACGGCAGGCGGCCGAGGCCTGTGGTTACGCCGACGGCGTCGCGGTGGGCTCGGCGCTCATGCGTCGCGTGCTCGACGGGGCCGGGGCGGCGGAACTCGGCGACTTCCTGGGAGAGTTCCGGACCGCGCTGGACAGGACCACCCGATGACGCCACCGCTGGGGCGCAGTTGCAGACTCGCTGCGAGGTGTGGTCGTCGGCGCCATGCTGGCCCACGATGGTGGGAAACGGAGATGACGCGAGACGCCGATTGGTGAATCTTGTAGGGATGGCGGCCGCCGATGACATGAGCGACGACGAGAACTGGGCGGGCGGGTTCTACGAAGTCATCCTCGTCCTCGGCGCAACCGACGATGCCAGACTCGACCGGGCCGTGCGGTCTCTGTGGCGGGCCGCCGGCGTCCGCGAGTGCCGCGTAGGGCCTGGACTGGTCGACGTCGAGCCTGGTGCGGCCGCGTTCGAGGTGGGTGGGCACCTGCACGGGACCCTGACCCTGCCGTCCGGCGGCCGGATGGTCTGCGGTGGCTTCTCCTCCCGGTACGAGGGAACCGACAGCCTCGCGTTCTACCTACCGCTCGGTGCGCTGGCCCGGCTCGACGAGCGGATCGGCGGGTACCCCTTCGATGAACGTAGCGGGGTCGAATCACTGACCTGGCGAGCGCCGCTCGATCGGTGGCTCGCCGACGTGGCCGTCGCCGTGTACGCCGACGTGCCCTTCCACCGTGCGCTGATCGGCTTCGAGGTCGATCAGGACGCCGACATCACGGCCGACGAGAGGTATGCCGCCGTCCTGCTGCCCCGACCCGACGGCATGGACTACCGGCCAGCAACCGCATGACCGTCTGACGAGGCCGTGCAGCGGCGACCGACGCCCACACCAGTGCGCGTGGGCGTCACCGATCGTCATGCCGTGAGCCGCCGTTTTCTCCTGCGGGGACCAGCCGTGAGGAAGACTGGAACCATCAGCGGCGGTTCGCGTTCGATCTCGGTGCTACGACGATCGGATCGCGCGCCTCTCGGGCCATGGCTGACGACGGAGCCAGCGCGCTGACGGGCGGGCTGACAAGGAGTGGCGAGCGTGAGCAATACGGATCTTGGCGCCCGCAGTGACCGGGGCAGTGAGTACGCCGACCTGTCGCGCCTGGTCCGCGGCGCGGGCCTCCTCGACCGACGACCTCGCTACTACGCGGCGCGAGTGACGCTGGTGCTGGTTTGCCTCGGTGCCGTGGGCGTGATCTTCGTTCGACTCGGGCCGTCGTGGTGGCAGACGGCCACCGCCGCAGCGCTCGCGGTGCTCTTCGCGCAACTGGCGTTCCTTGGTCATGACGCGGGCCATCGGCAGATCTTCCGCACCCGCCGAGCGAACGACGTGGTCGGCCTGGTCTGTGGAAACCTGCTGACCGGGATCAGTTACGGCTGGTGGGTCGACAAGCACAACCGCCACCACGCACACCCGAACACCGAAGGCCGAGACCCCGACATCCTGGTGGTTCCGCTGTCCTTCACTCCGGCCCAGGCCGCGACCCAGCGTGGCCTGCGGGCGCTGTTCGTCCGGCACCAGGCGGCGCTGTTCTTCCCCGTGCTGCTGGTGGAGGGTCTGCATCTGCACGGCGCCAGCGTCCGGGCGGTCGTCCGCGGCGGGCTCCGGCACCGGGCAACGGAGGCGGGCCTGCTCGTCCTGCACCTCGCTGGCTACCTCGCGGCCGTCTTTCTGGTCCTGAGCGTCCCGCAGGCGATCGTGTTCATCCTGGTCAATCAGGCCGTCTTCGGCCTATACCTGGGCAGCTCCTTCGCGCCGAACCACAAGGGGATGCCCATCCTGACCGAGGCCGACGACCTCGACTATCTACGCCGACAGGTCCTCACCTCCCGCAACGTGCGTGGCGGGCGGCTCGTCGACGCGCTGCTCGGTGGGCTCAACTACCAGATCGAGCACCACCTCTTTCCCAGCATGCCCCGACCGAACCTGCGCGACGCCCAACCGTTGATCCGCCAGTTCTGCGCCGATCACGGCATCGCCTACCACGAAACCACCCTGACCCAATCGTGGGCGCAGGGCCTGGCGCACCTGCGGGCGGTCGGGACCGGATCGACCCGACCGGGTGACGACTGATCGTCTAACTGCCGACCGGTCGGACGTCGCGGGGCGTGGCCGGTCCGGGAGAGCCAGTACTCGCCCACTCAACGCTATGGTCGAACCGGCCGTTGAGACTTTCGAGCGGTATTGGCAGGGCTGTGGGGCGCAACCTTCAAGACCGTGGACGGCTCAGGCCGGTTGATCTGGCGCGAGCGCACGGTCTGTCGACACAGGCGGTCAGGAACTACGAGGAGGTCGGCATCCTTCCGGCCGCTGAACGCACCTCGCACGGGTACCGCACCTACACGACGCTGCACGCGCAGGCGTTGCACGCGTTCCTCGCGCTCGTGCCCGGCCATGGGCACCGGACGGCCACGGCGATCATGCAGGCGGTCAACCGGGACGCGACCGAGGATGCGCTCCGGCTCATCGACGAGAGTCACACTCAGCTCGTCGATGACCGCCGCACGCTCGAATCTGTCGAAGCCGCTCTTGGCGATCTGGAGCCCTCGCCACCGCAACGCGCCGACATGTTCGTCGGTCCCCTGTCGAAGAGGCTCGGCGTTCGCCCGGCCACCCTGCGCAAATGGGAGCGAGCTGGCGTGGTCCAGCCACACCGTGACCCGCAGACGGGCTACCGGGTCTACAGCGCGGCCGATGTACGCGACGCCCTGCTGGCGCACCAGCTCAGGCGAGGCGGCTACCTGCTTGAGCAGATCGCCCCGCTGATCGCCCAGGTCCGGTCGGCCGGCGGCATCGCGCCGCTCGAATCCATGCTGCGTGACTGGCGTGCCC
The nucleotide sequence above comes from Micromonospora luteifusca. Encoded proteins:
- the trpB gene encoding tryptophan synthase subunit beta — its product is MDQLLRTGHQPDPVDSRRPSGLGRFGEYGGRFVPESLVPACEEVERAFAEAWGDPLFRAELNHLLAVYVGRPTPLTPTARLSAELGVNLWLKREDLTHTGSHKINNVLGQALLARRMGKRRLIAETGAGQHGVATATAGALLGMPTTVLMGEKDTERQQLNVFRMKMLGAEVIPVTSGSRTLKDACSEALRHWVTSVDDAYYCLGSAMGPHPYPWMVRQFQRVIGEEARAQCAADLVSGTPDYVVACVGGGSNAAGTFAGFVDTPARLIGVEAAGGAAISAGTTGVLHGFRSKVLQDEHGQISEAHSIAAGLDYPGVGPEHAYLAESGRATYVTVDDVEVLAATHRLARTEGILCALESAHAVAWVIRAAGDGTIPPGSTVMLTLSGRGDKDMATLMELS
- the trpA gene encoding tryptophan synthase subunit alpha, with amino-acid sequence MNAVETRARAAKATGRKLLVPYVTGGVTENWTDLLRAAVDAGADAIEIGLPFSDPTLDGPVVQQSSHQALSRGATTRQILDDVSRLGLPVPLIAFTYANLVLHGGADQFCAALADAGVGGLIVPDLPVDEMEPVATAAADTKLDLVLLASPATTPHRRTEIAKRSRGFIYAVSVMATTGEQSQLGQAGQQLVTSLRQATDLPVVLGFGISGPRQAAEACGYADGVAVGSALMRRVLDGAGAAELGDFLGEFRTALDRTTR
- a CDS encoding fatty acid desaturase family protein; the protein is MASVSNTDLGARSDRGSEYADLSRLVRGAGLLDRRPRYYAARVTLVLVCLGAVGVIFVRLGPSWWQTATAAALAVLFAQLAFLGHDAGHRQIFRTRRANDVVGLVCGNLLTGISYGWWVDKHNRHHAHPNTEGRDPDILVVPLSFTPAQAATQRGLRALFVRHQAALFFPVLLVEGLHLHGASVRAVVRGGLRHRATEAGLLVLHLAGYLAAVFLVLSVPQAIVFILVNQAVFGLYLGSSFAPNHKGMPILTEADDLDYLRRQVLTSRNVRGGRLVDALLGGLNYQIEHHLFPSMPRPNLRDAQPLIRQFCADHGIAYHETTLTQSWAQGLAHLRAVGTGSTRPGDD
- a CDS encoding TioE family transcriptional regulator; amino-acid sequence: MAGPGEPVLAHSTLWSNRPLRLSSGIGRAVGRNLQDRGRLRPVDLARAHGLSTQAVRNYEEVGILPAAERTSHGYRTYTTLHAQALHAFLALVPGHGHRTATAIMQAVNRDATEDALRLIDESHTQLVDDRRTLESVEAALGDLEPSPPQRADMFVGPLSKRLGVRPATLRKWERAGVVQPHRDPQTGYRVYSAADVRDALLAHQLRRGGYLLEQIAPLIAQVRSAGGIAPLESMLRDWRARLSARSRAMLSGAGALDAYLRRGS